A DNA window from Ostrea edulis chromosome 5, xbOstEdul1.1, whole genome shotgun sequence contains the following coding sequences:
- the LOC130055162 gene encoding arrestin domain-containing protein 3-like encodes MGKLRSFQINLDNAQGIFWSGQTVSGRATVDLESEMKMREIRLAFEGKAYVHWSERHGSGKHRRTVHYRATEYYFNNVVIVFGKGLGGGDEQILHPGQHAFPFSFVLPPSLPSSFEGGIGHVRYTIKGTIDRPWRFDDHTVLAFTVLSALDLNQQPLATHGAEATDSKNLCCLCCKSGPITGTIKVNRIGYVPGESLYFEASAQNMSNRVCGMSAALEMITTFHATSKSRSVPQDINIIQHQDLKPGDSDVWGGERFIVPPLPPSYLAGCNIIDIRYILKLVIDPSGPAFDLSVPVEIIIGTIPLQSAVQQYQQTLSAAQPSAPPQVAMPAPSYNESILGPTNITGEEGGEHTQGQLDFTPTYTYYNWSKST; translated from the exons ATGGGGAAGTTGAGGAGCTTCCAAATCAACTTGGATAATGCCCAAGGAATATTTTGGTCTGGTCAAACCGTCAGTGGAAGGGCAACGGTGGATTTGGAATCCGAAATGAAAATGCGAG AAATTAGGCTGGCCTTTGAGGGAAAAGCTTATGTACATTGGTCGGAGAGACATGGAAGCGGAAAACATCGACGCACTGTGCACTACAGAGCAACAGAATATTACTTTAACAATGTAGTTATCGTGTTCGGGAAAG GTCTAGGAGGTGGAGATGAACAAATTTTACACCCGGGACAACACGCCTTCCCTTTCTCGTTTGTTTTACCACCAAGTTTACCATCATCATTTGAAGGAGGTATAGGGCACGTGCGATATACTATTAAAGGAACCATAGACAGACCCTGGAGATTTGACGACCACACAGTTTTAGCCTTTACAGTATTAAGTGCCTTAGATCTCAACCAACAACCTCTAGCTACT CATGGTGCGGAGGCTACAGATTCAAAGAACCTGTGCTGTTTGTGTTGTAAATCAGGCCCAATAACGGGAACTATCAAGGTCAACCGAATTGGCTATGTTCCTGGAGAATCTCTTTATTTTGAGGCTAGTGCACAGAACATGTCCAATCGTGTGTGTGGAATGTCCGCTGCTTTAGAGATG ATAACCACTTTTCATGCAACAAGTAAAAGTCGTAGTGTACCTCAAGACATTAACATCATTCAGCACCAGGACCTGAAGCCTGGGGATTCGGATGTTTGGGGCGGAGAAAGATTCATCGTCCCTCCTCTTCCGCCATCGTATCTTGCTGGCTGCAATATCATTGATATACGATATATCCTGAAG CTTGTCATAGATCCCTCTGGACCAGCCTTTGACTTGAGTGTTCCGGTTGAAATCATCATAGGAACTATTCCCCTTCAATCAGCAGTGCAACAATATCAACAGACATTATCAGCAGCGCAGCCGTCGGCTCCTCCCCAAGTTGCAATGC CTGCCCCTTCCTACAACGAGTCCATTCTGGGACCTACAAATATTACAGGCGAGGAAGGTGGTGAACACACACAAGGGCAGCTGGACTTCACTCCTACATATACCTACTACAATTGGTCAAAGTCTACGTAG